One Fontisphaera persica DNA window includes the following coding sequences:
- a CDS encoding lamin tail domain-containing protein has protein sequence MKYFCALATAAVVVGLCWGTDTAYGQSTNGVLREVYRGVSSGTISALTSLPTYPNSPDLEEILTQFIECPREYADYYGTRLRALLIPPVTGTYYFYISSDDQGQLFLSTDENPANKQLIATVNSWTSAREWNKEPNQRSAGIVLTNGRRYYLEALQAEGAGGDNLAVAWQIPGQQPLQNNADPIPATYTVPYGLGPPVITGQPQNATVVEGGTATFSVNLARYIGAVFQWQKNGQAIPGATNAILIVGPLAMSDSGSIFRCFITNAYGSTSSITATLTVTADTTPPVFQSVAWLGHPQVLSLLFSEPLEAASATNPANYTISGGFQVLAAQFGPDTRTIALHTTPLYGVSTVTVTVNNVRDRATSPNTIAPNSSRSVSLGVVPLESSLRWPAREPAGPTTRNGPLAISEIMYAPTNRADGRILEFIEILNSQPWPEEIGGFRITGAVEYTFPTGAVIQANSRIVVAAVPADVQAVYGISGVYGPFSGRLQNEGGTLRLRNHLGAVLVEVEYSDDWPWPVAADGGGHSLVLARPSYGSKDYRAWAASERVGGSPGTDEPTLSNPYRAIMINEVMARPGEGFEPFVELYNYSSTTLNLTGCILTDETGTNRLVIPANVVIPAMGFLVVQQSQLGWRLNPEGGKIFLRDPASTRVIDAVKYPGVESGRSWGRSPDGGLEYQTLAAPTPGQPNAAPPLPEVVIHEVMFDPISENSDDEFIELFNPASAPVDLSKWKIRGGVSFNFPTPTVLQPGGLLVVGANTAYLRARYPHLNANNSVGDYDGRLSNRGGRLRLEKPVRLWYTNENAQVVEAKYDVSVHEVRYQSGGRWPAWADGGGSSLELVDARLNGWWAGAWRSSDESQQSGWVTIEHTGVLDNGRDSADSLHILMLGPGECLVDNVEVIPAGGTNIVLNSTFDQGTAEWFFQGTHSRSSWESGQGFASPGCLYVRASARGDTGANRIRTRLARTLNSGETATLRARVKWLKGHPEILLRLKGNYLEATGNILSKNNLGSPGRANRPLTNAAPVIMDVTHSPVLPSGGQTVRVIARVFDPDGLSALFVRYRVDPATNWNSLAMTYHGSGYYSANLPGQSAGAVAAFYLVAADWHGAVRQFPEGAPERECLVRWGETTPSGQLGVYRMWLTQKTINTWTAREKLSNDPLDGTFVYGGSRVIYNAGNQYSGSPWHAPSFNSPISGFCDFALNFPPDDLLLGSAELTLQWPGNGGGDSTAQGEQHAYWLAYQLGLPYCYRRPVHFYVNGNRRGDPTIEDVQQPNREFVQTWYPDLSRGDLHKIQIWFEFDDQASAFTAAGANLGNYTTTGGQKKLAVYRWTWSKRAFGNQGNNYTNLFRLVDAANTTATGENYTRAIESVIDVNQWARHFLVEKLVGNWDSYGNGGGQNMYTYLPEGDRWKMFIWDIDFAFYSGSPTDSLFNFSDGPLSRIFSHPPFARAYWRAIKDAAQGPLQPTRSNTILDHRYNALRANGINASTPDAIKSYISGRLQYLQNTVLPQIAASFQVTSLPATNWVTNRNLLTLSGTAPIEVESITVNGTPITVTWTGVTNWTANWALQPGQQTLTIAALDGRGQALATTTRTVTYTGTPESPAAMLLINEIMYQPAWPGAEFVEIFNRSQLNAFDLSGWRLHGVDYDFPRGTILQPNSYLVVTKNLAAYNSAYGASPAVVGEFAGTLDLDGEVIRLEKPGADSNAWDIVNEVYYEAMAPWPRIGAREGVSLQLRDSAQDNRRAANWTALTTNLMAPPAWRFISASGVAGSGVIYVYLQTAGDCYIDDLKLVAGSTPEAGANLLVNGDFESSLSGTWNISANHAASSLSTAVKRSGNSSLRLVASSGGTTRDSSIWQDASSRLTQGQTYTLSFWYLPGASGGPLTIRFSGSWIRLDADLSSAQVQRATPGAPNSVLATLPEFPPMWVNEVEPWNAAGMVDRFGENEPWLELFNSGTNTINLSGYYLASQFTNLTQWAFPTNAFLGPRQFLLVWMDGEPQESTSTELHASFRLNSPTGSVALARISGGQTNLVHHLNYRVPGPDRSFGLFPDGRPARRQVFAIPTPGATNNPAYPEVAVFVNEWMADNVGALVDPADGGYEDWFELFNASTSAADLSGYYLTDDLANPLKWRIPQGTIIPPRSFLLVWADGEPEQNSGGDLHTNFRLSASGENLGLYAPDGTLVDLVVFGPQAPDRSEGRFPDGAATLVSFEMPTPRQVNRLNVTNAPPSLAPLANLVVAEGALLTFNLQAQDPDPGQTLYFTLESGAPTGATLTPEGLFSWLPTEQQGGQSYSITVRVRDNGLPSLSATQTFLVTVEKVNSAPQLVLGGGDYVIYEGQIFALLAAATDGDLPPQTLRFSLGPGSPTGVHFNSTNGLLSWTPSEVQGPGMYFLTLQVTDDGQPPLMDAQTIRVTVLESNSPPRFAPLGPFAAAANQSLSINIVATDDDWPAQSLTYSFAQTPPPGAVLSPEGRLEWTPSPAQTGQVFTIMVRAADNGTPPASATTSFTITVQGQNTAPVVALSSHQVAIVGEELVVTSRVEDAEAPPQVLTWRMTSGPSNATIETLTGVWRWQPLAQDAGRTQAVELVVSDNGLPPLSATQAFNVVVFPAQAAPALSPVARSVPERESLEFYAGPLTNGLGQTLTYVIVRAPRNGVAAVLPDNRVRYTSAGYFNGVDSFEVGYMVNGHLVRSVPVVVTVAAINDIAPYLFEFPVSFRAGPQPVAVATGDFNRDSKLDVVCANVAGNSISLLFGDGQGQLAPPVEMPVGGIITHLATGDFNRDSRLDLAIAGGRQNRISLLIGGGDGTFATPFNVSSGSNVVAVAVTDLDKDSKPDVICTHWDENTLGIHFGNGVGWIRNSVTVAVGLQPWAVLADDFNADTRPDLAVAEYGQGTVRILLGAGNGAFLSQQTYATGEGPRAMAAGDFNGDGRRDLAVIHAGDTTLTVLLNVGLGMFAALPPTWLGGSPAAVVAADINRDGLTDLVISDEVESSIKVLLGLGGGTFQNYYQDQGAFYWLPGLPGGLATGDFNKDSLTDVVAAQWGSDEVALLLNNYQPRVVPMKLTTLEDWPLEIRLRGSTGPLQFRFGAGPTNGSLVLKRPPDIYSYRPHTNANGRDVIEYYAFDGQRYSSSAKIAITILPVNDPPEVTLATNMVVAQEDAGYVTVPGFIARALGGPPSALDEQRQTVRFQLNAAQPGLFSIQPAIITGGALRFMPAKNQFGETAVTLIGRDNGPVSYGGVNASAPLQFLIRVENVNDPPALSLIPGKTIYEDQEVRWTFTVSDLESPPDNLVFNFASTNESLLPPDAMAVEGRGSERVLVARPTPNEFGRTLITLTASDGTNSASRSFSLLVYGVNDPPVLALTTNRLVFSAAMMTQTALVVDLNGCTKGPSNENTQTLRFVVANPRKDLFRIQPVISPEGILSCQPAGAVGTVEVQVYAMDSGGVSYGGQNTSEPLTLTIELRP, from the coding sequence ATGAAGTATTTTTGTGCTCTCGCGACCGCGGCGGTGGTGGTCGGTTTATGTTGGGGCACAGACACCGCTTACGGCCAAAGCACCAATGGGGTGTTGCGAGAGGTCTATCGCGGAGTCAGCAGTGGCACCATTTCCGCCCTGACCAGCCTGCCGACCTATCCCAACAGTCCAGACCTTGAGGAAATCCTGACTCAGTTTATCGAGTGCCCCCGCGAGTATGCCGACTATTACGGCACGCGGTTGCGGGCGCTGCTCATTCCGCCAGTTACGGGCACCTATTATTTCTACATTTCCAGCGATGACCAAGGGCAATTGTTTCTGAGTACCGACGAAAACCCCGCCAACAAGCAGTTGATTGCCACTGTGAATTCGTGGACTTCCGCCCGCGAATGGAACAAGGAGCCCAACCAACGCTCGGCAGGCATTGTGTTGACCAACGGGCGCCGTTATTACCTGGAGGCCCTGCAGGCCGAAGGGGCAGGGGGGGACAATTTGGCTGTCGCCTGGCAAATCCCCGGCCAACAGCCTTTGCAGAACAATGCTGACCCCATTCCAGCAACCTACACTGTGCCGTATGGATTAGGGCCACCCGTGATTACGGGGCAGCCGCAAAACGCCACCGTGGTGGAAGGGGGAACAGCCACTTTTTCAGTCAATCTGGCCCGTTACATAGGGGCGGTTTTCCAATGGCAGAAAAATGGTCAAGCCATCCCCGGCGCCACCAATGCCATACTCATCGTTGGGCCGCTGGCCATGAGCGACTCGGGTTCCATTTTCCGATGTTTCATTACCAATGCCTACGGCAGCACCAGCAGCATTACCGCAACACTCACGGTAACGGCCGATACCACGCCGCCTGTCTTTCAATCCGTTGCCTGGCTGGGACATCCGCAGGTGCTTTCGTTGCTTTTTTCCGAACCCTTGGAGGCCGCCTCGGCGACCAACCCGGCCAATTACACCATCAGCGGCGGCTTTCAGGTGTTGGCGGCGCAATTCGGCCCGGATACGCGAACCATTGCTCTGCATACCACGCCGTTGTATGGGGTTTCGACGGTGACCGTGACCGTGAATAATGTGCGGGATCGGGCTACCTCCCCCAATACCATTGCTCCCAACAGCAGCCGGTCAGTAAGTCTGGGAGTTGTGCCACTGGAATCATCCTTGCGCTGGCCGGCTCGTGAACCGGCCGGCCCCACCACCCGCAATGGCCCTTTGGCGATTAGTGAAATCATGTATGCGCCTACCAACCGGGCTGACGGCAGAATCCTGGAATTCATCGAGATTCTCAATTCCCAGCCCTGGCCGGAGGAAATCGGTGGGTTTCGTATCACCGGCGCCGTGGAGTACACCTTTCCCACCGGTGCGGTCATTCAAGCCAACAGCCGCATCGTGGTGGCCGCTGTGCCAGCCGATGTACAAGCCGTATATGGCATTAGTGGTGTTTACGGCCCCTTTAGTGGCCGCCTGCAAAATGAGGGGGGCACGTTGCGGTTGCGGAATCATTTGGGGGCTGTATTGGTGGAAGTGGAGTACTCCGATGATTGGCCGTGGCCGGTGGCAGCCGATGGCGGTGGCCATTCGTTGGTGCTGGCGCGCCCTTCGTATGGGAGCAAAGATTACCGTGCGTGGGCGGCCAGCGAACGCGTCGGTGGTTCGCCAGGAACTGATGAGCCTACTTTGAGCAACCCTTATCGGGCCATTATGATTAACGAAGTCATGGCCCGGCCAGGAGAGGGCTTTGAGCCTTTTGTTGAATTATATAATTACTCATCCACCACCCTGAACCTAACCGGTTGCATTTTGACGGACGAAACCGGCACCAACCGGCTGGTCATTCCGGCCAACGTGGTCATTCCGGCCATGGGATTTTTGGTGGTTCAGCAAAGCCAGTTGGGTTGGCGGCTCAATCCAGAAGGCGGCAAGATATTTTTGCGCGACCCCGCCAGCACCCGGGTCATTGACGCGGTGAAATATCCGGGGGTGGAGAGCGGCCGCTCATGGGGGCGCAGCCCGGACGGTGGGCTTGAGTATCAGACGCTGGCCGCACCCACGCCTGGACAGCCCAACGCGGCGCCGCCCCTTCCTGAAGTAGTGATTCATGAGGTGATGTTTGATCCCATTTCAGAGAACAGCGATGATGAATTCATTGAATTATTTAACCCAGCATCAGCGCCTGTGGACCTCAGCAAGTGGAAAATCCGCGGCGGAGTGAGTTTCAATTTTCCTACGCCGACTGTGCTCCAACCCGGGGGGCTTCTAGTGGTGGGGGCCAATACCGCTTATTTGCGCGCACGATATCCCCACCTCAATGCTAATAATTCCGTGGGCGATTATGACGGTCGCCTCTCCAATCGCGGTGGCAGGCTGCGCTTAGAAAAACCCGTTCGACTCTGGTACACCAACGAAAATGCGCAGGTGGTGGAAGCCAAATACGATGTCTCGGTTCATGAAGTACGCTATCAATCCGGTGGGCGCTGGCCCGCCTGGGCCGATGGCGGAGGCAGCAGTTTGGAGCTGGTGGACGCGCGCCTCAATGGCTGGTGGGCAGGGGCTTGGAGAAGTTCTGATGAGTCACAACAATCCGGTTGGGTGACCATTGAACATACTGGAGTGTTGGATAATGGACGGGACAGCGCTGACTCCCTGCATATTCTCATGCTGGGCCCGGGTGAGTGTCTGGTGGACAATGTGGAAGTTATTCCCGCCGGCGGCACCAACATCGTGCTTAATTCCACGTTTGACCAGGGCACTGCCGAATGGTTCTTCCAAGGTACGCATTCGCGCTCCAGTTGGGAGTCCGGGCAAGGTTTTGCCAGCCCCGGCTGCCTCTATGTGCGCGCCAGCGCCAGGGGCGACACCGGCGCCAACCGCATCCGCACCCGACTGGCCCGCACGCTGAATTCAGGCGAAACCGCCACCCTTCGCGCCCGGGTGAAATGGTTGAAAGGGCATCCGGAAATCCTGTTGCGTTTGAAAGGCAATTATCTCGAAGCCACCGGCAACATTTTATCCAAAAATAATTTGGGCAGCCCTGGCCGGGCCAACCGTCCTTTAACCAACGCAGCGCCGGTCATCATGGATGTAACACACAGTCCGGTTCTCCCGAGCGGAGGTCAGACTGTGCGAGTCATTGCCCGGGTGTTCGACCCGGATGGCTTGTCTGCGTTGTTTGTGCGTTACCGGGTGGATCCAGCCACCAACTGGAACAGCCTGGCCATGACCTACCATGGAAGTGGTTATTATTCGGCCAATCTTCCCGGGCAATCGGCGGGCGCTGTGGCGGCTTTTTACTTGGTGGCGGCAGATTGGCACGGAGCTGTCCGCCAATTCCCTGAGGGTGCTCCAGAAAGGGAATGCCTGGTGCGCTGGGGAGAAACAACGCCCAGCGGACAGTTGGGGGTTTATCGGATGTGGCTGACCCAAAAAACGATAAATACCTGGACGGCCAGGGAAAAGCTCAGCAACGATCCATTGGACGGAACCTTTGTCTATGGCGGCTCGCGAGTCATCTACAACGCCGGTAATCAATACAGCGGCAGTCCCTGGCACGCCCCCAGTTTTAATTCGCCCATCTCAGGTTTTTGCGATTTTGCCCTGAACTTTCCACCAGACGATTTGCTCCTGGGCAGCGCCGAATTGACGTTGCAATGGCCTGGCAACGGGGGAGGGGACAGCACCGCGCAGGGGGAACAACATGCCTATTGGCTTGCTTACCAACTGGGGTTGCCTTACTGCTACCGGCGTCCAGTTCACTTCTATGTCAATGGCAACCGCCGGGGTGATCCCACTATTGAGGATGTTCAACAGCCCAACCGCGAATTTGTGCAAACCTGGTATCCAGATTTATCCCGGGGAGATTTGCACAAAATCCAGATTTGGTTTGAGTTTGATGATCAGGCGAGCGCCTTCACGGCTGCCGGAGCCAATCTCGGCAACTATACCACGACCGGTGGCCAGAAAAAATTGGCGGTTTATCGGTGGACCTGGAGCAAACGCGCCTTTGGCAACCAGGGCAACAATTACACCAATCTCTTCCGACTGGTGGATGCGGCCAACACCACCGCCACCGGGGAGAATTATACCCGAGCCATCGAATCCGTGATAGACGTGAACCAATGGGCGAGGCATTTTCTTGTCGAAAAACTCGTCGGCAATTGGGACAGCTACGGCAACGGCGGCGGCCAAAACATGTACACCTATCTACCGGAGGGGGACAGGTGGAAGATGTTCATCTGGGACATTGATTTTGCCTTTTATTCCGGCAGCCCCACCGACAGCTTGTTTAATTTCTCGGACGGCCCGCTGTCCCGTATATTCAGTCATCCCCCCTTCGCGCGGGCTTACTGGCGGGCCATAAAGGATGCCGCGCAAGGCCCGTTGCAACCCACCCGCTCCAATACCATACTCGACCATCGGTACAATGCCTTGCGGGCCAATGGCATTAACGCCTCCACGCCGGACGCCATAAAAAGTTACATCAGCGGACGGCTCCAATACCTGCAAAACACCGTGCTCCCCCAAATCGCCGCCAGTTTCCAGGTCACCTCGCTGCCGGCCACCAATTGGGTCACCAACCGTAATTTGTTGACCCTCTCCGGAACCGCCCCGATTGAAGTCGAAAGCATCACTGTCAATGGCACACCCATTACCGTAACTTGGACAGGCGTGACCAACTGGACCGCCAACTGGGCTTTGCAGCCTGGGCAACAAACTTTGACGATTGCCGCGCTGGACGGTCGCGGGCAGGCGCTGGCCACCACTACGCGCACCGTAACGTATACCGGCACGCCGGAATCCCCCGCCGCCATGCTGCTCATTAACGAAATTATGTACCAGCCAGCCTGGCCTGGGGCGGAATTTGTGGAAATATTCAACCGCTCCCAACTTAATGCTTTCGATCTTTCAGGCTGGCGTCTGCATGGGGTGGACTATGATTTTCCCCGTGGCACCATTCTCCAGCCCAACAGTTACCTGGTCGTGACCAAAAACCTCGCGGCCTATAACTCGGCCTACGGTGCCTCCCCGGCCGTGGTGGGTGAATTTGCCGGCACCTTGGACCTCGACGGCGAGGTGATTCGTTTGGAAAAACCCGGAGCAGACAGCAATGCGTGGGACATCGTAAATGAAGTGTATTACGAAGCGATGGCTCCCTGGCCGCGGATTGGAGCTCGGGAAGGAGTTTCCCTGCAGTTGCGCGATTCGGCGCAAGACAACCGGCGCGCGGCCAATTGGACGGCCTTGACCACCAACCTGATGGCTCCTCCTGCCTGGCGTTTCATTTCCGCCAGTGGCGTGGCCGGCAGTGGCGTAATCTATGTGTATCTGCAAACCGCCGGAGATTGTTACATTGACGATTTGAAACTGGTAGCCGGCAGCACGCCGGAAGCAGGCGCGAATCTGCTGGTGAATGGGGACTTCGAAAGCTCTCTCAGTGGCACTTGGAATATCTCTGCCAACCATGCTGCCTCCTCGCTGAGTACTGCCGTAAAACGCTCCGGCAATTCCAGCCTGCGTCTGGTGGCTTCCAGCGGCGGGACCACCCGCGACTCCTCCATCTGGCAGGATGCCTCCAGCCGCCTCACCCAGGGACAAACTTACACCCTGAGTTTTTGGTATCTGCCAGGGGCCAGCGGCGGGCCATTAACGATTCGTTTTTCCGGCAGTTGGATTCGGCTCGATGCCGACTTGTCTTCCGCCCAGGTGCAGCGCGCAACTCCAGGTGCTCCCAATTCCGTATTGGCCACCCTGCCGGAGTTTCCTCCCATGTGGGTCAACGAGGTGGAACCTTGGAACGCCGCTGGCATGGTGGACCGTTTTGGTGAGAATGAACCGTGGCTGGAACTCTTCAATAGTGGCACCAATACCATCAATTTATCAGGCTATTACCTGGCTTCCCAATTTACCAACCTGACGCAATGGGCATTCCCCACCAATGCCTTCCTCGGGCCTCGACAATTCTTGCTGGTGTGGATGGATGGGGAGCCACAGGAAAGCACCTCCACCGAACTGCATGCCTCCTTCCGCCTCAATTCCCCCACCGGCAGCGTTGCCCTGGCTCGCATCAGCGGCGGGCAAACTAATCTGGTGCACCACCTGAATTATCGTGTGCCCGGGCCGGACCGCAGTTTTGGGCTTTTCCCAGATGGGCGTCCTGCCAGACGACAGGTTTTTGCCATTCCCACCCCCGGCGCAACCAATAATCCAGCCTATCCTGAGGTGGCGGTCTTTGTTAATGAATGGATGGCAGACAATGTTGGCGCCCTGGTGGACCCGGCTGACGGCGGCTACGAGGATTGGTTTGAATTATTTAATGCAAGCACTTCGGCGGCGGATTTGTCGGGGTATTATCTCACGGACGATTTGGCCAATCCCCTCAAGTGGCGGATTCCGCAGGGGACAATCATTCCTCCCCGAAGTTTTCTATTGGTGTGGGCTGATGGCGAGCCAGAACAAAACAGCGGCGGTGACTTGCACACCAACTTCCGCCTGAGCGCCAGTGGTGAAAATTTGGGGTTGTACGCCCCCGACGGCACGCTGGTGGACCTGGTGGTTTTCGGACCGCAGGCGCCTGACCGCAGTGAGGGCAGATTTCCTGATGGTGCCGCCACACTGGTTTCCTTTGAGATGCCGACGCCACGGCAGGTGAATCGGCTTAACGTAACCAACGCCCCACCCTCCCTGGCGCCCTTAGCCAACCTTGTTGTGGCCGAGGGAGCCCTGTTGACCTTTAATTTGCAAGCTCAGGACCCTGATCCCGGCCAAACCCTTTACTTCACCTTGGAATCCGGCGCGCCGACGGGGGCCACTCTAACCCCGGAAGGTTTATTCTCCTGGCTGCCCACCGAGCAGCAAGGGGGGCAATCTTACTCCATCACTGTGCGGGTGCGCGACAATGGCCTTCCCTCTCTTTCTGCAACCCAAACTTTCCTGGTGACTGTTGAGAAAGTAAACAGTGCGCCGCAACTCGTCCTGGGCGGGGGAGATTATGTTATTTATGAGGGGCAAATTTTCGCCCTCTTGGCGGCAGCCACAGATGGTGATTTGCCTCCGCAGACCTTGAGATTTTCCCTGGGGCCCGGCTCACCGACAGGGGTGCATTTTAACTCGACCAACGGGCTTTTAAGCTGGACTCCCTCGGAAGTTCAAGGCCCGGGCATGTATTTCCTGACCCTCCAAGTGACCGATGACGGGCAGCCGCCTTTGATGGATGCGCAGACGATTCGCGTGACCGTCCTGGAATCCAATTCCCCTCCACGTTTTGCCCCCCTTGGGCCGTTTGCTGCCGCAGCCAATCAAAGTTTAAGCATCAATATTGTCGCTACGGATGACGACTGGCCAGCCCAAAGCCTGACCTATAGTTTTGCTCAAACACCGCCACCGGGAGCCGTTTTGTCTCCCGAAGGCCGCTTGGAATGGACCCCCTCCCCAGCGCAAACCGGACAGGTTTTCACCATCATGGTAAGGGCCGCCGACAATGGCACACCGCCAGCCAGTGCCACCACCTCCTTCACCATTACCGTGCAAGGGCAAAACACCGCCCCCGTCGTCGCACTATCATCCCATCAGGTGGCCATCGTTGGAGAGGAATTGGTGGTGACCAGCAGGGTGGAGGATGCCGAAGCGCCGCCCCAAGTATTAACTTGGCGCATGACCAGCGGCCCATCCAACGCCACGATAGAGACCCTGACCGGTGTGTGGCGATGGCAACCATTGGCCCAAGATGCGGGCCGGACCCAGGCAGTGGAATTGGTGGTCAGCGACAACGGCCTGCCCCCCTTGAGTGCCACGCAGGCTTTCAATGTGGTGGTCTTTCCCGCCCAGGCCGCTCCTGCCTTGTCCCCTGTGGCCAGGAGTGTGCCGGAGCGCGAATCGCTGGAATTTTATGCTGGCCCGCTCACCAACGGACTAGGCCAAACACTGACCTACGTCATCGTGCGTGCCCCACGGAATGGCGTGGCTGCCGTTCTGCCGGACAATCGCGTGCGTTACACTTCTGCCGGCTATTTCAATGGTGTGGATTCCTTTGAAGTAGGTTACATGGTGAATGGGCACCTGGTGCGTTCCGTGCCGGTGGTGGTCACGGTGGCCGCGATTAATGACATCGCACCCTATTTATTTGAGTTTCCCGTGAGTTTCCGGGCCGGGCCGCAGCCGGTGGCGGTGGCAACGGGGGATTTCAACCGCGATAGCAAATTGGACGTGGTCTGTGCCAACGTGGCAGGCAACTCCATTTCCTTGTTGTTTGGGGATGGGCAAGGGCAACTTGCGCCGCCGGTGGAAATGCCCGTTGGCGGTATTATTACTCATCTGGCCACCGGGGATTTCAACCGTGACAGCCGACTGGATTTGGCCATAGCCGGAGGGCGCCAGAACCGCATCAGCCTGCTCATTGGCGGTGGGGATGGCACGTTTGCCACGCCGTTTAATGTTTCGTCCGGCAGCAACGTGGTAGCGGTGGCTGTCACGGATTTGGACAAAGACAGCAAGCCGGATGTGATCTGTACCCATTGGGATGAAAATACGCTCGGCATTCATTTCGGCAATGGGGTCGGGTGGATTCGCAACTCGGTCACTGTGGCGGTGGGTCTGCAACCTTGGGCCGTGCTGGCCGACGATTTTAATGCGGACACGCGCCCCGATTTGGCGGTGGCCGAATATGGCCAGGGAACCGTTCGGATTCTTTTGGGCGCGGGAAATGGGGCGTTCTTGTCACAGCAAACCTATGCCACCGGCGAAGGGCCGCGTGCCATGGCAGCCGGCGATTTCAATGGAGATGGAAGGAGGGATTTGGCCGTAATTCATGCCGGTGACACCACCTTGACCGTGCTGTTAAATGTCGGGCTGGGCATGTTTGCCGCCCTACCTCCCACCTGGCTGGGCGGCAGCCCCGCTGCCGTGGTGGCCGCCGATATTAACCGGGATGGCTTGACCGACCTGGTCATTAGCGATGAAGTGGAAAGCAGCATCAAGGTGTTGTTGGGACTGGGAGGCGGGACTTTCCAAAACTACTATCAGGATCAGGGTGCTTTCTACTGGCTGCCGGGCCTTCCCGGCGGCCTTGCCACGGGTGATTTCAACAAGGACAGCTTGACCGATGTTGTGGCGGCACAGTGGGGGTCCGATGAAGTTGCCCTGTTGCTTAACAACTACCAGCCGCGCGTGGTGCCCATGAAATTAACGACGCTGGAGGACTGGCCACTGGAAATCCGGTTGCGTGGCAGCACGGGGCCTTTGCAATTCCGCTTCGGGGCTGGGCCAACCAACGGCAGCTTGGTTTTGAAACGGCCTCCGGATATCTATAGCTACCGTCCTCATACCAACGCCAATGGGCGGGATGTGATTGAATATTATGCCTTTGACGGCCAACGTTACTCCTCCTCGGCCAAGATTGCCATCACCATCCTGCCGGTGAATGATCCGCCGGAGGTCACCCTGGCCACCAACATGGTTGTGGCTCAGGAAGATGCTGGTTATGTCACAGTTCCCGGTTTCATCGCTCGCGCCCTGGGCGGTCCGCCCTCGGCCTTGGATGAGCAACGCCAGACTGTGCGATTCCAGCTTAATGCAGCTCAGCCGGGACTGTTCTCAATCCAACCTGCCATCATCACTGGGGGCGCTTTGCGTTTTATGCCCGCCAAGAATCAGTTTGGCGAAACTGCCGTCACTTTAATCGGACGCGATAATGGCCCGGTCAGCTATGGAGGCGTGAATGCATCGGCTCCATTGCAATTCCTCATTCGAGTGGAAAATGTCAATGATCCGCCCGCTTTGAGCCTTATCCCGGGCAAAACCATCTACGAGGACCAAGAGGTCCGTTGGACCTTTACTGTGAGCGATTTGGAATCGCCCCCTGACAACCTGGTCTTCAATTTTGCCTCAACGAATGAGAGCTTGCTGCCGCCCGATGCTATGGCGGTGGAAGGCAGGGGCAGCGAACGAGTCCTGGTGGCGCGCCCCACCCCCAATGAATTTGGGCGTACACTGATCACCCTCACCGCCAGCGATGGCACCAACTCCGCCAGCCGCAGTTTCTCCCTGCTGGTCTATGGGGTTAATGACCCGCCCGTTCTTGCGCTCACCACTAATCGGCTGGTTTTCAGTGCGGCCATGATGACTCAAACCGCTCTCGTGGTGGATTTGAATGGCTGCACCAAAGGCCCCTCCAATGAAAACACGCAAACCCTGCGCTTCGTAGTGGCGAACCCGCGCAAAGATTTATTTCGTATCCAGCCGGTCATTAGTCCTGAAGGCATCTTGAGTTGTCAACCCGCAGGGGCCGTTGGGACTGTGGAAGTCCAGGTTTATGCGATGGATTCAGGAGGCGTTTCTTACGGTGGACAAAACACCAGTGAGCCTCTGACGCTGACCATCGAGCTCCGGCCTTAA
- the sufT gene encoding putative Fe-S cluster assembly protein SufT: MEYGTTMELRRDCEAVQIPSGERAVLAKGTQVQITQTLGGTYTVYTPHGLFRIAAKDADALGVEGGASAAPAMEASGPLTEEAVWQVLKTCYDPEIPVNIVDLGLVYDLHIEPTPSGQSKVSVKMTLTAPGCGMGPVIARDAQEKILSLPGVEEADVEVVWDPPWHQSMISAEGRRILGLE; this comes from the coding sequence ATGGAATACGGAACGACCATGGAATTAAGGCGCGACTGCGAGGCCGTGCAGATACCTTCCGGCGAACGGGCGGTGCTGGCCAAGGGCACCCAGGTGCAAATCACCCAGACCCTCGGTGGCACCTATACCGTGTACACACCCCACGGTTTGTTTCGCATTGCCGCCAAGGACGCCGATGCCTTGGGCGTTGAGGGAGGGGCAAGTGCCGCCCCCGCGATGGAGGCTTCCGGGCCGCTTACGGAGGAGGCAGTATGGCAGGTCCTGAAAACCTGTTATGACCCGGAAATACCGGTGAACATAGTGGACTTGGGCTTGGTCTATGATTTACACATAGAACCAACCCCTTCCGGCCAGAGCAAGGTTTCCGTCAAAATGACCTTGACCGCCCCTGGTTGCGGCATGGGGCCGGTCATTGCGCGCGATGCCCAGGAAAAAATCCTCAGCCTTCCCGGGGTTGAAGAGGCTGATGTTGAAGTGGTTTGGGATCCCCCCTGGCATCAATCCATGATCAGCGCGGAAGGCCGCCGGATTTTAGGGTTGGAATAA